The Streptomyces sp. NBC_01317 genomic interval CTCGGCCGCCGGACTGCTCACCATGATCGGCGCGGCGCCGTACAGCGCCACCAAACACGCGGCGCTGGCCTACGCGGAATGGCTCTCCCTGACCTACCGGCACCGCGGCCTCAAGGTCCACGCCATCTGCCCGCAGGGTGTTCGTACGGACATGCTCACCGCCGCCGGGAGCGCCGGCGAACTGGTGCTCGCCCCCGGCGCGGTCGAGCCGGAGGCGGTCGCCGACGCCCTGTTCACGGCCATGGCCAATGACCGCTTCCTGGTCCTCCCGCACCCCGAGGTCGCCCGCTACTCCCAGGCGCGCGCCGGCGACCCCGACCGCTGGCTGGCCGGGATGAACCGCGTCCAGCGCGCCTGGGAAGAGGGGGCGGAATGACAGCGTCCGGCTACGCGGCGAAGCCAAGAAGGACATGATCAACGCGTCGGGCTTCAAGGTCCGGCCGCGCGAGGTCGAGATCCTGGAGGGGCTGCCCAAGACGGCGAGTGGGAAGATCCTCAGGCGGGAATTGCGTTCTCCTTCAGGTGTGCGGTACGGAACGAGAGGCAGGTAGCGGCTCATGGCCAGGACCACGGACGGGGGCGGGACCCCCGTACCCCAGCGGCTGCTGGCCGCCGCCACCCGGCTCTTCGCGGAGCAGGGGTACGACCGCACGTCGGTCCAGGAGATCGTGGAGGGGGCGGGCGTCACCAAGGGCGCGCTCTACCACTACTTCGGCTCCAAGGAAGACCTCCTCCAGGAGGTCTACGCCCGCGTCCTCCGCCTCCAGCAGGAACGCCTGGACGCCTTCGCGGACGCGGACGAGCCGGTGGAGCGGCGTCTCCGGGCAGCGGCGGCCGATGTCGTCGTGACGACGATCGAGAACCTGGACGACGCCGCGATCTTCTTCCGCTCGATGCATCACCTGAGCCCGGAGAAGAACAAGGCGGTGCGGGTGGAGCGCCGCCGCTACCACGAGCGCTTCCGCGCGC includes:
- a CDS encoding TetR/AcrR family transcriptional regulator — its product is MARTTDGGGTPVPQRLLAAATRLFAEQGYDRTSVQEIVEGAGVTKGALYHYFGSKEDLLQEVYARVLRLQQERLDAFADADEPVERRLRAAAADVVVTTIENLDDAAIFFRSMHHLSPEKNKAVRVERRRYHERFRALVEEGQRSGVFSGATPADLVVDYHFGSVHHLSTWYRPDGPLTPHEVAAHLADLLLRALRP